In Ursus arctos isolate Adak ecotype North America unplaced genomic scaffold, UrsArc2.0 scaffold_10, whole genome shotgun sequence, the DNA window GCAAGCTCAACAGACTTAAAGTGTTAATTTTAAATGACAACGCTATTGAGAGTCTCCCTCCAAACATATTTCGGTTCGTTCCTCTAACCCATCTAGATCTTCGTGGAAATCAGTTGCAAACATTGCCTTATGTTGGTTTTTTAGAACACATTGGCCGAATATTGGATCTCCAGTTGGAGGACAATAAGTGGGCCTGTAATTGTGACTTATTAGAGCTAAAAATTTGGTTGGAAAACATGCCTCCGCAGTCTGTAATTGGTGATGTCGTATGTAACAGCCCTCCATTTTTCAAAGGAAGCATACTAAGCAGACTAAAAAAGGAATCAATATGCCCCACTCCGCCAGTGTATGAAGAACACGAGGATCTATCAGGATCATTACATCTGGCAGTAACGTCTTCAATAAGTGATAGTCGCATGTCAACCAAGACAACATCCCTTTTGAAACCAGCCACCAAAGCACCAGTTTTGATAccctatattacaaagccattcACTCAACTTCCAGGACCCTACTGTCCTATTCCCTGTAACTGCAAAGTACTATCCCCATCAGGACTTCTAGTACATTGTCAAGAGCGCAATATTGAAAGCTTATCAGATCTAAAACCTCCTCCACAAAATCCTAGAAAGCTTGTTCTAGCAGGAAATATTATCCATACATTAGTGAAGTCTGACCTAGTGGAATACTTCACTTTGGAAATGCTTCACTTGGGAAACAATCGTATTGAGGTTCTTGAGGAAGGATCATTTATGAATCTAACAAGATTGCAAAAGCTCTATCTAAACGGTAACCATCTGACCAAATTAAGTAGAGGCATGTTCCTTGGTCTCCACAATCTTGAGTACTTGTATCTTGAATACAATGCAGTTAAGGAAATATTACCAGGAACCTTTAACCCAATGCCTAAACTTAAAGTCCTCTATTTAAACAATAACCTCCTACAAGTTTTACCACCACATATTTTTTCAGGGGTTTCCCTAACGAGGATAAACCTTAAAACAAACCAGTTTACCCATCTCCCTGTAAGTAATATCTTGGATGACCTTGATTTATTGACTCAGATCGACCTTGAGGACAATCCCTGGGATTGCTCCTGTGACCTGGTTGGATTGCAACAATGGCTACAAAAATTGAGTAAAAACACGGTAACAGATGACATCCTCTGCACTTCTCCAGAGCATCTGGACAAAAAGGAACTGAAAGCACTAACTAGTGAACTCCTTTGCCCAGGTTTAGTCAATAACCCATCCCTGCCAACTCAAACTAGTTACATAATTGTCAGTACTCCTACAACCACAACCACAGCTGATACCCTTTTAAGATCTCTTACTGATGCTGTACCACTATCTGTCCTAATATTAGGGCTGCTGATTGTGTTCATAACCATTGTGTTCTGTGCTGCAGGGATAGTGGTTCTTGTTCTCCACCGCAggagaagatacaaaaagaaacaagcaGATGAGCAGATGAGAGACAACAGTCCGGTCCATCTTCAATACAGTATGTATGGCCATAAAACAACTCACCACACTACTGAAAGACCCACAGCATCACTCTATGAGCAGCACATGGTGAGTCCCATGGTTCATGTCTATAGAAGTCCATCCTTTGGCCCAAAGCATtcggaagaggaagaagaaagaaatgagaaagacgGAAGTGAGGTGAAACATCTCCAAAGAAGTCTTTTGGAGCAGGAAAATCATTCACCACTCACAGGGTCAAATGTGAAATACAAAACCACAGATCAATCAACTGAATTTTTATCCTTTCAGGATGCCAGTTCATTATACAGgaacattttagagaaagaaagagaacttcaGCAGCTGGGAATCACAGAATACCTAAGGAAGAACATTGCTCAACTCCAGCCTGACATGGAGGTTCATTATCCTGGAGCTCACGAAGAGTTAAAGTTAATGGAGACTTTGATGTACTCAAGGCCAAGGAAGGTATTAGTGGAACAGactaaaaatgagtattttgagCTTAAAGCTAACTTACATGCTGAACCTGACTACTTAGAAGTCCTGGAGCAACAAACATAGATGGAGAGATTGAGGGCTTTTGCAGAAATGCTGTGATTCTGTCTTAAGTCCAATCCTTGTAAATAAGTGCCTTACATGAGTGTGTCATCAGTCAGAACTAAAGCACAGCAGTAATcctatgggaaaaaaagaagaaaaagaaactcagggATCATTGGGAGAAGCCATTGCATTGTCTTCAGGCAATTTTGCCTGCCcctaataaaataaatccttGCATGTAAATCATCCAAGGATTACAGTAGTATTTCTCCAAATACTTAAAAGTGTTTCAGAAAAGTCCTGTTGCACATCTAAAAGGGTTGAATATTTAAGCAACCCTTGTTTTCTTGAATTACTTTACCAGTGGATGAAATAGAATTGGGTTTTGTCACTTAAAAGTTATACCTGTATATGTAGTTATAATATGTAAGgaatatattgtttatataatCAGTATATACCACAAAAATGTACATTGTTAGATACACCTAATTTTCTTGCAataaag includes these proteins:
- the SLITRK6 gene encoding SLIT and NTRK-like protein 6 — its product is MKLWIHLLYSSLLACVSSQSESPMSSARGSCDSLCNCEEKDGAMLINCEEKGIKKLSQISVPPSRPFHLSLLNNGLTMLHTNDFSGLTNAISIHLGFNNIADIETGAFNGLGLLKQLHINHNSLEILKEDTFHGLENLEFLQADNNFITVIEPSAFSKLNRLKVLILNDNAIESLPPNIFRFVPLTHLDLRGNQLQTLPYVGFLEHIGRILDLQLEDNKWACNCDLLELKIWLENMPPQSVIGDVVCNSPPFFKGSILSRLKKESICPTPPVYEEHEDLSGSLHLAVTSSISDSRMSTKTTSLLKPATKAPVLIPYITKPFTQLPGPYCPIPCNCKVLSPSGLLVHCQERNIESLSDLKPPPQNPRKLVLAGNIIHTLVKSDLVEYFTLEMLHLGNNRIEVLEEGSFMNLTRLQKLYLNGNHLTKLSRGMFLGLHNLEYLYLEYNAVKEILPGTFNPMPKLKVLYLNNNLLQVLPPHIFSGVSLTRINLKTNQFTHLPVSNILDDLDLLTQIDLEDNPWDCSCDLVGLQQWLQKLSKNTVTDDILCTSPEHLDKKELKALTSELLCPGLVNNPSLPTQTSYIIVSTPTTTTTADTLLRSLTDAVPLSVLILGLLIVFITIVFCAAGIVVLVLHRRRRYKKKQADEQMRDNSPVHLQYSMYGHKTTHHTTERPTASLYEQHMVSPMVHVYRSPSFGPKHSEEEEERNEKDGSEVKHLQRSLLEQENHSPLTGSNVKYKTTDQSTEFLSFQDASSLYRNILEKERELQQLGITEYLRKNIAQLQPDMEVHYPGAHEELKLMETLMYSRPRKVLVEQTKNEYFELKANLHAEPDYLEVLEQQT